The Pieris rapae chromosome 13, ilPieRapa1.1, whole genome shotgun sequence genomic sequence AGTAGCACCTTCCTACCTTTAGGGatctaaaaaacattataaacttCTTTTTAGATCTAAGCATCTaagaaatatagataaatataatagaccaggacaatattttaaataataataaaaaaattatcttcaatcaacattatattaaacacatgtaacaaaataattaactccTACAACAAATTAAAGATCTATGGCACTCCAACGATATTAAGAGACGTGAGCGAACAGAAattcattttaccttattttCTACTATTACAGCTAAGCACTAATTCAATAGAAACAAACATACTGCACTACTGGCAcacttttgttaatatttggattacaaagtctatctcagatagtcaaaaatggattgagattggttattgggtttgggcatTATACACTGGCTTAGGCATGCTCAttgcactttttttttatagaacagggggcaaacgggcaggaggctcacccgatgttaaATAAACGCTAAATGGGACTTCCCCCTATATATGGAGGAAGTATATAAGAATGACGCTTGAATATGCAAAAAATAGTTTGATAAAAttcgttatttaattaaaggtcTGCTTATCCAATTAAAAGCCGAGTATTATTACGAAACATTCAGTTTTGCATAAACTTGGCCGTATATCGAATAGCATGAGCAAGAACAACACTAAGAACAGTTATTTCATGGTCATGACATTCGTTTAGGAGTGTTTGTTTCAGACGTTTTGTGAACAATTCAAGTTTTTTAGTGTCGTTAGTGTTAACTTTGTAATGTTTTGTCTcgttaactaaataattacgaTTCTCTTGTATACATCCCGCGCTGTTCATCCAACTGGCAGCTTTGTAGAACCAGTGCATGCGAAAGAATTCTTTGTAACCTATAATTGCACAGAGACCCACTAAAAGAGAAAGTCAAATGATAATTGTTAAATcaacttaaatatatcttttccactacattattctacGTTAACAGTTACTTTTAATTCGATAGAAGGCCAAAATAatacccacaccaattatcctacataaaaaacattaaaaaactatatatttatatgctcaaatcttataactaacaatataatatatagcaagcaactcttgtgagagttcacaagagttgctacTGATCTATTCTATTTGCTACTGATCTGACTACTCAgtcagtgtacaaacaaatcgAACATTAACAGAAATTTCGTTAATTTCGTTTccgtttcatttttatttcaattttatattgaaataaaaatgaaacggAAAATATAATCGTTTAAGCGCAAAACTCGAAGACGTCTGGACTTATTCGGAtaatgctttttttatttattcctactaagattgtttttatataggaaatatttaaaaatacttagttTTATAGTCTGGGAAAGCGGACAGTTActatggggtagcatagcatgtatgtagctactaaaaaggtaggctaaatAAAAGAGGATTGATAGGCGAAACATTGGCTAGCCCTGGTTTGTATTTAACAAAGCGATCATTaatggaaaaaattaaataagctaGTGGAGCTGGAACTACAGGATGTATAGGAAAGGGGCACCCTAAGTGTATGTGttcttattatgaaaaattgcataaatataaatgtgttatgtagaaatatttaagcaaTACTGTTTAGATGTCAAAAGGatgagactggctgcccacaatacagggaatcctagtgtgggggccagtgcactctactttattgaaacattctgtatattgtgtctaaAGTTCTTTGTTCCTttctttctaaataaatttaacgtaAATTTTGAATGTACCGAGAAAGCGAAGTGGAGGCCCCAGTAGAATGTGAAAGTGCCTGGAAGTGTCTTAATAGGTCTACATAATAATGCAAAAATATCTCTCTAACTAACCTAATTGTACCTGACTTCCACtgctaataattttatatattgtttcctCTTGCGCATCCACTGTAAACTCAAAAAGGCAATCATACTAAATCggaaatagtaatttattatttatagtgaGCCTATATTTACCGTGTTCTAAAAATATGTCTCGTGCAAAATATCCCCGTCTAGCGAGATACACTACTTCCCGATAGATGAAGGCACAGAGCTGGTCCATCATGTTCTCGTCTTCTCTTGGAGACTGCAAGTGGCAACGACGACAATTACGTcgcaacattatatttaagagcctgttatgaaatttttcaattacagttattaaataattgtattgtattcaaCAATGCATCAATGTCAATTCATTGTAAATGAAATGGAGTtgtcgtgtcgcggtgtttaaGTAACAATATGTTTAACAACAAGAAAGAGTGTGCATCCCTAACACAGGTTATAGAACTTAAAAGGGATgtactaaaatgtatatttaagaccattaacttaataaaggaaatttttgttttttgtttttgtttgttttttggtgtttgtggttaaactcctccgaaactgCTTTCCcaattctcatgaaattttatgTGCAGATTGGAttggtctgagaatcggacaacatctatttttcatctccttaaatgttaagggtaatccagccctaaattttttatatagatagacagataaatattttattatgtatgtattatacagcttaaaaaaatacatacaaccctaaattttcaaccctctacgatctaccttaattattacttgttaataaaatcttttgacttgaactctgaggtttatatagagaatAAATCGTAGGAAAACTGAACAATCTctgcatagcaaaatgttccatgttggtatacGTACCTACTAAAAATGTAGGCTGATTAAATCACAtcaaggagaaacgaagttcgcgggggcagctagtatatTCTTAGCTTATATATATGCTATGCTTggctagtatttaataattacatcattaaaacaaaacacaacaatttactattttaaccAAAGTATCTCATCTGTTTCTgacaagttatttttatgttgtgatgaaaagagacagatgagtactatatttaaaagggCACAAGTAGActggtttgttttattatatatatatatatataataagtcagaatttaaacaaatatttaatgccTTTTCAATTactaattagttataatatgtatatgattagggtgtatttgtatttgtagCGTTAggtgtaattgtttaaaacacctggaaatttaaaataaagtaatattattttacctatGACTGAGTGCGTAACCTATAGAGGGCCCATTGaagagaaaatatttacaatagtcATCTCTGCAGAGTTgtgtaacattattatttatagcctGTGGAGTGTCGATTATGCTAGATATGCAATAATCTGTGAAAAGAAACACATAAATCAGAATTGCCATTTATACGATATGTTTAAATCGGCTTAGAAAAACGATCGATCGGTAGATCGAGAGACATTCTCTACGTTGTATACGCTT encodes the following:
- the LOC110993540 gene encoding uncharacterized protein LOC110993540, with protein sequence MHSDTTTPQSKDLIFFISKLKKTFYFNTKTPNTTDVNTAIGTYFVTAILQRTLLDHTQKMTDKQKRTIVNIINRGKYYLSHYIYNNKPFGYRDFEFRVSILYQDVDIFTHSINEFSERRLQKWILSDINMHSYVENLDDISLKKEMYISILNRIDDYNINIKNSDYCISSIIDTPQAINNNVTQLCRDDYCKYFLFNGPSIGYALSHRLLNIMLRRNCRRCHLQSPREDENMMDQLCAFIYREVVYLARRGYFARDIFLEHVGLCAIIGYKEFFRMHWFYKAASWMNSAGCIQENRNYLVNETKHYKVNTNDTKKLELFTKRLKQTLLNECHDHEITVLSVVLAHAIRYTAKFMQN